In the genome of Trichomycterus rosablanca isolate fTriRos1 chromosome 24, fTriRos1.hap1, whole genome shotgun sequence, one region contains:
- the LOC134302153 gene encoding piggyBac transposable element-derived protein 3-like, with translation MNTATFYGKRSQAVDTVLALPVDESEDELDVSDDEKQEERPVNGGSDDESDESDRDAEVRDEDAEEELWKTSLPQATEVKAPIDYFRNLLTQEAIENMVTQSNLYASQCDINKPLNVTFKEIEQFIGIAQYMAVFNFPRTRLFWSTAARVDCIANTMSVNRWETIKRYLHFRNNEDQIPAGQPGHDRLFKLRPLLTALKRICNAVPMDEMLCVDKQIVPFKGKSKLKQYNPKKLKRWGYKIFILADSNGMIHNFEVYTGTITPAEGKPDIGASGNIVLKLCSVIPTNQSFKLFFDNWFCSIDLQVQLERMKIHSVGTVRSKRLPNCTFTDDKTMKKKGRGTFEEKETKHDAVYLRAVKWYDNRSVILLSTYAAAHPTTLVQRWDKKTQEMVEVVRPNIVSIYNKSMGGVDILDSLIALYRTKVRSKKWYHRLFFHMMDMIMVEAWLLYRRDSIDCGVEKKEQLSLLDFKSEVAGCLCKKDTVCSKRGRPSLSVEAGLDLKRRRGQVAPVPPAPIRLDRIDHWSVYSENMKCDVFLCQTPDRNCFFSFHTQ, from the exons ATGAATACAGCAACATTTTATGGCAAAAGGAGTCAGGCAGTGGATACTGTTTTGGCTTTACCAGTAGACGAGAGTGAGGATGAGTTAGATGTTAGCGATGATGAGAAGCAGGAGGAAAGACCTGTCAATGGAGGCAGTGATGATGAGTCAGATGAGTCAG ATCGAGATGCTGAAGTAAGAGATGAAGATGCTGAAGAGGAACTG TGGAAAACCAGTCTTCCTCAGGCCACAGAGGTCAAAGCACCAATTGATTACTTCAGAAACCTCTTGACACAAGAAGCGATAGAAAACATGGTCACACAGAGCAACTTGTATGCCAGTCAGTGTGACATAAATAAGCCCCTAAACGTTACTTTCAAGGAGATTGAGCAGTTCATTGGCATTGCACAGTACATGGCAGTCTTCAACTTTCCAAGAACTCGGTTGTTTTGGAGCACAGCTGCAAGGGTGGACTGCATtgccaacaccatgtcagtgaatCGCTGGGAGACTATCAAGAGATACCTCCACTTCAGAAACAATGAAGACCAGATTCCAGCAGGTCAGCCAGGGCATGACAGGCTCTTTAAACTTCGTCCTCTCCTGACAGCTCTAAAGAGGATCTGCAATGCTGTCCCAATGGATGAGATGCTCTGTGTTGACAAACAGATTGTGCCTTTCAAGGGCAAAAGCAAGTTAAAACAGTACAATCCAAAAAAACTGAAACGCTGgggatataaaatatttattcttgCTGACAGTAATGGCATGATTCACAACTTTGAGGTCTACACTGGAACCATCACTCCAGCTGAAGGAAAGCCAGATATTGGAGCCAGTGGCAACATAGTTCTGAAGCTGTGTTCAGTCATTCCCACCAACCAGTCCTTTAAATTGTTCTTTGACAACTGGTTCTGCAGCATTGACCTACAAGTGCAACTGGAGAGGATGAAGATCCATAGTGTTGGAACAGTGCGATCCAAAAGGTTGCCAAATTGCACCTTTACTGATGACAAAACGATGAAGAAAAAAGGAAGAGGGACCTTTGAAGAGAAGGAAACGAAACATGATGCAGTCTACCTGAGAGCAGTGAAGTGGTATGATAATCGTTCAGTCATTTTGCTAAGTACATATGCAGCAGCCCACCCCACCACATTGGTCCAGAGGTGGGACAAGAAGACCCAAGAAATGGTGGAGGTGGTACGTCCCAACATTGTATCTATCTACAATAAAAGCATGGGCGGAGTAGATATCCTCGATTCCCTGATAGCACTGTATCGCACCAAAGTGCGATCCAAGAAGTGGTATCATCGCCTCTTCTTCCATATGATGGACATGATAATGGTGGAAGCTTGGCTGCTCTACAGAAGAGATTCCATTGATTGTGGTGTGGAAAAAAAGGAGCAGTTAAGCTTGTTGGATTTTAAATCTGAGGTGGCAGGCTGTCTCTGCAAAAAAGACACAGtttgcagcaaaaggggaaggCCATCTCTTAGTGTGGAGGCAGGTCTAGACCTGAAAAGACGACGAGGCCAGGTTGCACCTGTACCCCCCGCACCAATCCGTCTGGACCGCATAGACCACTGGTCTGTCTACAGTGAAAacatgaaatgtgatgtgtttttgtgtcaAACTCCTGACAGAAACTGCTTCTTTTCCTTCCACACGCAGTAG